A part of Paenibacillus donghaensis genomic DNA contains:
- a CDS encoding FAD-dependent oxidoreductase, with protein MKVVVIGCTHAGTAAIVNTAQLYPDAEITVYERNDNISFLSCGIALYVGGVVKDPQGLFYSSPEQLAALGVKTNMRHEIIAVDTKLKTVRARNLENGQEFDDTYDKLIMTTGSWPIIPKLDGIELDGILLSKNYNHSNTIIERAQQVKRITVVGAGYIGVELVEAFQMNGKQVTLIDGEERILSKYLDEEFTAPIQQSLEDHGIKLALGEKVSSFAGENGKVTKVITSKGEHETDLVILCIGFRPNTELLKGQVDMLPNGAIMVNDYMQTSIPDVFAAGDSCAIHYNPTGKHAYIPLATNAVRMGTLVARNLVAETIPYMGTQGTSGIKIYEDNIAGTGLTEDAAKAEGMDVESVMIQDNYRPEFMPTFEQVQLKVVYDRATRRVLGAQIMSKMDLTQSVNTVSVCIQNKMTVDQLAFIDFFFQPHYNKPWNFLNTAGLAALPKTIERKVPVTV; from the coding sequence CTCAGCTGTACCCGGATGCAGAGATCACAGTGTATGAGCGCAATGATAATATTTCCTTTCTGTCCTGTGGGATTGCCTTGTACGTAGGCGGAGTAGTCAAAGACCCGCAAGGATTGTTCTACTCCTCGCCGGAGCAACTGGCCGCTCTGGGCGTGAAGACCAATATGCGCCATGAAATTATTGCAGTGGATACGAAGTTGAAGACGGTGCGTGCCCGCAATCTGGAGAATGGACAGGAATTTGACGATACGTATGACAAGCTGATTATGACTACCGGCTCATGGCCGATTATTCCGAAGCTGGACGGTATAGAGCTGGACGGCATCCTGCTCTCCAAAAACTACAATCACTCCAACACCATTATTGAGCGCGCTCAGCAGGTGAAGAGAATCACTGTGGTCGGAGCCGGATATATCGGCGTTGAGTTAGTTGAAGCTTTTCAGATGAATGGCAAGCAGGTGACGCTGATCGACGGCGAAGAACGTATCCTGAGCAAATATCTCGATGAGGAATTTACGGCCCCTATCCAGCAATCGCTGGAGGATCACGGAATCAAGCTTGCATTGGGTGAGAAGGTCAGCTCTTTTGCTGGTGAGAATGGAAAAGTAACCAAGGTCATTACCAGCAAAGGCGAGCATGAGACGGATCTGGTGATTCTGTGCATCGGCTTCCGCCCGAACACCGAGCTGCTGAAAGGCCAAGTAGATATGCTGCCTAACGGCGCGATTATGGTCAATGATTACATGCAGACCAGCATTCCCGATGTGTTCGCGGCCGGTGACAGCTGTGCGATTCATTATAATCCGACCGGCAAACATGCCTACATCCCGCTGGCAACCAACGCCGTACGGATGGGTACGCTGGTCGCCCGCAATCTGGTGGCTGAGACCATTCCATATATGGGTACGCAGGGAACTTCCGGTATTAAGATTTATGAAGACAATATCGCTGGCACTGGTCTTACGGAGGATGCAGCCAAGGCTGAAGGGATGGATGTGGAATCCGTTATGATTCAGGATAACTACCGTCCGGAGTTTATGCCAACCTTTGAACAGGTTCAGCTTAAGGTGGTTTATGACCGTGCTACCCGCCGCGTGCTGGGTGCGCAGATTATGTCCAAGATGGATCTGACGCAATCGGTCAATACGGTTTCGGTCTGCATCCAGAATAAAATGACGGTCGACCAACTGGCCTTCATCGACTTCTTCTTCCAGCCGCATTACAACAAGCCATGGAACTTCCTGAATACAGCCGGACTTGCCGCACTGCCGAAGACAATAGAGCGCAAAGTGCCTGTAACAGTATAA